In the Deltaproteobacteria bacterium RBG_16_64_85 genome, GGTGTTATTCGGAGGCCATGGACGTCGTTCTGCGGGCCCTGCACGAACGGGGGCGGCAGCGGTTCTTGTCCGTCACGCCGGACCTCGAGTACCGCATGGCGGTCGTCGCGGTCGGGGGGTACGGCCGGAAGGAGCTGTGCCCGAAATCCGACATCGACCTTCTGTTCCTTCACCCCCGCAAGCTGGACCGCTACGTCGAGGCATTGACCGAATGGATGCTCTATCCGCTCTGGGACCTGGGCCTGGAGGTGGGGCACAGCGTGCGCAACGTCAAGGAGACGGTCCGTATGGCCGCGGCCGACGATTCGATCCGGACCGCGCTGTTGGACTACCGGTTCATCGCCGGGGACGAACCGTTCTTCGGCGACGCCGAGAAAGAGATCGAGAAATTCCTCTTCTATTCGGACGCCGACAAGTTCATCGAGAAGAAGATCAGGGAAATGCGGAACCGGCACGCGAAGTTCGGCTCCACGGTGTACGTCCTCGAGCCCAACGTCAAGGAGGGCAGGGGAGGCTTGAGGGACCTGCACACCGCCATCTGGACGGCGCGCATCAAGTACAAATGCCGCACCCTCCTCGACCTGCGGAACAAGGGGGTCGTCGGCTCCAACACGATCCGGGCCATCCACCACGGCCTGTCCTACCTGTTGCGCGTCCGCAACGAGCTGCACATCCTCACGGGGAAGAAGACCGACGTCCTGACCTTCGAGGTCCAGGAACAGATGGCCGACCTCTTCCGCTACCGGACCTTCGGCGAGCACTACGGGGTGGAGCGGTTCATGCGGGCGTACTACATGCACGCCGCTTCCGTCGCCCACCTCGCCGACGAGCTCCTGGAAGAGGTGGACCGGTTCCTGCCGGAGGGGGGACGCAAGCCCTTCTTCTCGATCCACAGGAAGACGATGGCGGGGGCCGGGATCCTCTACCGGGGGAAGCTGAGCCTCAAGGACAGCTCCTCCTTCCACAAGGACCCGGTGAGCATTCTCGAATTCTTCCGGACGATGCAGAAAACCCATTCGGTCCTCTCCGTCGAGGCGAAGAAGCAGATCCAGCGGGCGCTTCCTGCGGCCGGACAGGAGTTCCGGGAGGACCCCCGGGCCGGAAGGCTTTTCCTGGAGATCCTCTCCGACCCGCACTGGGTGAGGGAAACCTTGCTGGCCATGAACGAGTGCCGGTTCCTGGGGCGCTACTTTTCGGAGTTCGCCCCCCTGTACAGCAAGGTGCAGCGGGACATCTACCACGTCTACACCGTGGACATCCATTCCATCCGCGCGGCGAGCGTCCTTTCCGGGCTGGAAAACGCGGACCGGCGCACGAAGGAGGAAGAGGAGTTCCTGAAGATCTACCGGTCGGTCTCCCGCAAGGACCTGCTCAACCTCGCGATTCTCCTGCACGACATCGGGAAGGGGAAGGGGCAGGGGCATTCGCGGATCGGCGCGGAGATCGTGGGGAGAATCGGCCCCCGGATGGGGCTTTCCGAGTCGGAAGTCGCGGACCTCGTGTTCCTCGTCGAGAACCACCTCCTGATGGCGCACACCTCCCAGCGCCGGGACCTGCACGACATCGAACTCGTCCTGTCGTTCACGGAGGTGGTGACGACCCAGCCGCGGCTGGACCAGCTTTACCTGCTCACCTACGCCGACCTGCGCGAGGTAGGGCCGGAAGTGTGGACGCAGTGGAAGGCAATGCTCCTGGCCGAGCTCTACGACAAGGCGAAGAACATCCTGGAGACCGGGAAGCTCAAGCGG is a window encoding:
- a CDS encoding [protein-PII] uridylyltransferase gives rise to the protein MRACERAAMTLPVFMLPPAQEGLSDREFLDYLRAYLSGTLSVLHEEQRFAKCNGVDACRCYSEAMDVVLRALHERGRQRFLSVTPDLEYRMAVVAVGGYGRKELCPKSDIDLLFLHPRKLDRYVEALTEWMLYPLWDLGLEVGHSVRNVKETVRMAAADDSIRTALLDYRFIAGDEPFFGDAEKEIEKFLFYSDADKFIEKKIREMRNRHAKFGSTVYVLEPNVKEGRGGLRDLHTAIWTARIKYKCRTLLDLRNKGVVGSNTIRAIHHGLSYLLRVRNELHILTGKKTDVLTFEVQEQMADLFRYRTFGEHYGVERFMRAYYMHAASVAHLADELLEEVDRFLPEGGRKPFFSIHRKTMAGAGILYRGKLSLKDSSSFHKDPVSILEFFRTMQKTHSVLSVEAKKQIQRALPAAGQEFREDPRAGRLFLEILSDPHWVRETLLAMNECRFLGRYFSEFAPLYSKVQRDIYHVYTVDIHSIRAASVLSGLENADRRTKEEEEFLKIYRSVSRKDLLNLAILLHDIGKGKGQGHSRIGAEIVGRIGPRMGLSESEVADLVFLVENHLLMAHTSQRRDLHDIELVLSFTEVVTTQPRLDQLYLLTYADLREVGPEVWTQWKAMLLAELYDKAKNILETGKLKRVYEERPLQRRQQVREWLSAFSRAEVDRYLSRFDDRYFLGTPDGRFSDHLRLLSGFDGTAPRVEAVDYPESGASELNIVWKDQRGLFAKIAGTLSVNGINILNATIATSVDGVALDTFYVNYLGKSLEGDDKKERVLQDLSAVLRGETTVEQLVAERKIARFVREKVSRYRPTKVVFDNSVSSRYTVVDIFTYDRIGLLYDITRTLTGMGIDIALSKISTKADQVADVFYLTDRGLGKITDEGRLEEIRAALLEAIGE